Proteins encoded by one window of Zerene cesonia ecotype Mississippi chromosome 8, Zerene_cesonia_1.1, whole genome shotgun sequence:
- the LOC119828479 gene encoding ribosomal RNA processing protein 36 homolog, which produces MESSADENEISDVDDNERTAIKQELSNMSFEDLQKLKEKIGAKVYKEVVFGKNKNNERPKMFTRENKNRPREVSAKKPVKMQLDIGAVKKKEVRDPRFDPLCGTFDKKQFNQDYGFLSDMRMNDMKAIRNELKQTTDPDKQLQLRRLLQRLKDKHRASKREKFEKEKRSKEIELVEEEFKQGRQPHFKNKSELRVESLVQQYEELKKKGSGRIQRHLKRRQQKIKKKSFKTPVGVD; this is translated from the exons ATGGAGAGTAGTGCTGATGAGAATGAAATTTCTGATGTAGATGATAACGAGAGA ACTGCTATAAAGCAAGAGCTATCCAACATGTCATTTGAAGATCtccaaaaattaaaagaaaaaattggtGCCAAGGTTTACAAAGAAGTTGTgtttggtaaaaataaaaataatgaaagacCTAAAATGTTCACCAGAGAGAATAAAAATAGGCCTCGAGAGGTTAGTGCAAAGAAACCAGTAAAAATGCAACTAGATATTGGTGCTGTGAAGAAGAAAGAAGTGCGTGATCCTAG GTTTGATCCACTATGTGGTACATTTGACAAGAAGCAGTTTAACCAAGACTACGGTTTTCTATCTGATATGCGAATGAATGATATGAAAGCAATTAGGAATGAGCTAAAACAAACCACTGATCCGGATAAGCAACTTCAATTGCGTAGACTTTTACAAAGATTGAAGGACAAACATAGAGCCAGTAAGAGAGAGAAATTCGAAAAGGAGAAGAGAAGTAAAGAGATTGAGCTTGTGGAAGAGGAATTCAAGCAAGGCAGACAACCACACTTTAAGAATAAgt CGGAACTACGAGTTGAGTCCTTAGTACAACAATATGAAGAACTCAAAAAGAAGGGTTCTGGCAGAATACAGCGTCATCTCAAACGCAGACAgcagaaaattaaaaagaagtcATTTAAAACTCCTGTGGGTGTCGATTGA
- the LOC119828617 gene encoding uncharacterized protein LOC119828617 yields MEQEIFISKFDIKGESIYTKITWKANGNDLFLMNVLVKDASWSGNYSNDTANKFRELTDEDETQYEKNVKECLKNCDSQYIIDFVANANNTALFCWKKKFEGSTAVLIHGKVTLLLDQQPERKDQLIDILLKENSKLQQIISKCKQDSEKLNFDLEKSKKELATFADQKISMETTLYGKFIQLLNAKKRRIQLLEDILKNNEKN; encoded by the coding sequence ATGgaacaagaaatatttatatcgaaaTTTGACATAAAAGGAGAgtcaatttatacaaaaattacgtGGAAAGCCAAtggaaatgatttatttcttatgaACGTTTTAGTTAAAGATGCTAGTTGGTCTGGTAACTATTCAAATGATACTGCTAACAAATTTAGAGAACTTACTGACGAAGATGAAACCCAATATGAGAAAAATGTTAAGGAATGcttaaaaaattgtgatagTCAGTATATCATTGATTTTGTAGCAAATGCAAATAATACTGCATTATTTTGTTGGAAAAAGAAATTCGAGGGCTCTACAGCTGTTCTTATTCATGGTAAAGTAACTTTGCTCTTAGACCAGCAACCAGAAAGAAAAGATCAACTTatagacattttattaaaagaaaatagcaAATTGCAACAAATTATCAGTAAATGTAAGCAGGATAGTGAAAAGTTGAATTTTGATCTTGAAAAGTCCAAGAAGGAACTCGCAACCTTTGCAGATCAAAAAATATCCATGGAGACCACATTATAtggtaaatttatacaattattaaatgctAAGAAAAGAAGAATACAGCTGTTGGAAGATATCttgaaaaacaatgaaaagaaCTAA